The Hyla sarda isolate aHylSar1 unplaced genomic scaffold, aHylSar1.hap1 scaffold_1011, whole genome shotgun sequence genome window below encodes:
- the LRRC38 gene encoding leucine-rich repeat-containing protein 38 gives MRPCFPASRSPGSDPLSRSPGSDPLSRSPGSPPFSPDSVPLSPRGFPASRSPGSPPFSPGSVPLSPRGFPASRSPGSPPLFPPSPLFCLGCLLLLPRGLLCPSVCTCPDHHTIDCRDQGLPRLPDLFPLDVRKLVAANNHIQSIPADLLLYYADLLYLDLRNNSLTSLEDGTFSGSSRLLFLDLSYNHLTLLDAGIFRAAEKMIKLSLGNNNLSEVHADAFQNLESLQVLELNDNNLQSLSVSVLESLPSLRTVRLEGNPWTCDCNFANIFMWMDGNPQKLQKGG, from the coding sequence ATGCGGCCATGCTTCCCCGCCTCCCGCTCCCCGGGCTCTGACCCGCTCTCCCGCTCCCCGGGCTCTGACCCGCTCTCCCGCTCCCCGGGTTCCCCGCCCTTCTCCCCGGATTCTGTACCGCTCTCCCCCCGGGGCTTCCCCGCCTCCCGCTCCCCGGGTTCCCCGCCCTTCTCCCCGGGCTCTGTACCGCTCTCCCCCCGGGGCTTCCCTGCCTCCCGCTCCCCGGGTTCCCCGCCGCTCTTCCCCCCGTCCCCGCTCTTCTGCCTGGGCTGCCTGCTCCTCTTGCCCCGGGGTCTCCTGTGCCCCTCGGTCTGTACCTGTCCGGACCATCACACCATTGACTGCCGGGACCAGGGCCTCCCCCGCCTCCCCGACCTCTTCCCCCTGGATGTACGGAAGCTCGTGGCGGCCAATAACCACATCCAGTCCATCCCGGCCGACCTGCTGCTCTACTACGCGGACCTGCTCTACCTGGACCTGAGGAACAACTCTCTGACCTCCCTGGAGGACGGGACCTTCAGCGGCTCCTCCCGCCTCCTCTTCCTGGACCTCAGCTACAATCACCTGACTCTGCTGGATGCCGGAATCTTCCGGGCGGCGGAGAAGATGATAAAGTTGAGTCTGGGGAACAATAATCTGTCGGAGGTTCATGCTGACGCGTTCCAGAATTTGGAGTCTCTTCAGGTCTTGGAGCTGAATGACAATAACTTACAGAGTCTGAGTGTGAGTGTCCTGGAGTCTCTGCCATCTCTGCGGACTGTCCGCCTGGAGGGGAACCCCTGGACCTGTGACTGCAACTTCGCCAACATCTTCATGTGGATGGATGGAAATCCCCAAAAACTACAAAAAGGTGGGTGA